From Phenylobacterium montanum, the proteins below share one genomic window:
- a CDS encoding TetR/AcrR family transcriptional regulator, whose translation MNRLKPSDPAPAETDDMGQRIVRAAFQTFSEKGYAGASTLLIATRAKVSKRDLYAMFPSKEAMLLACITTHSERMRMPEGLPEPEDRQMLAAALEAFAANFLGETLNPDVIGMHRLAIAEAIRSPEVAQMLEEAREANRAILYELFVRAQGKGLLPSGDTAEMVRKYLALVLEDLILSLLLGVLPQPSRAQIQRHATRAAVDFLLLYPSPGQST comes from the coding sequence GTGAACCGTTTGAAGCCCTCGGATCCGGCTCCCGCAGAGACTGACGACATGGGCCAGCGTATTGTGCGCGCCGCTTTCCAGACCTTCTCCGAGAAGGGCTACGCCGGCGCGAGCACGCTCCTGATCGCGACCCGCGCCAAGGTTTCCAAGCGGGACCTCTATGCGATGTTTCCGAGCAAGGAGGCGATGCTTCTCGCTTGCATCACCACCCACTCCGAAAGAATGCGGATGCCGGAGGGCCTTCCTGAACCGGAAGACCGCCAGATGCTGGCCGCAGCGCTGGAGGCCTTCGCGGCGAATTTCCTAGGCGAAACGCTGAATCCGGACGTCATTGGCATGCACCGGCTGGCGATCGCAGAGGCCATCCGATCGCCCGAGGTCGCGCAGATGCTCGAAGAGGCGCGGGAGGCCAACCGCGCCATCCTCTACGAGCTCTTTGTCCGAGCCCAGGGCAAGGGACTGCTGCCTTCGGGAGACACAGCCGAGATGGTCCGCAAATATCTCGCTCTGGTTTTGGAGGATCTGATCCTTAGTCTGCTCCTCGGAGTGCTGCCGCAGCCCAGTCGCGCTCAGATCCAGCGTCACGCCACCAGAGCGGCAGTCGATTTCCTGCTTCTTTATCCATCGCCGGGCCAGAGCACGTAG
- a CDS encoding alpha/beta fold hydrolase: protein MQITDELSLRYEKTGDGPPLVLLHTIRTQLEYFRQLVPFLARSHTVYAIDLPGHGHSPIDPRARFDEPYFRQGVIGFIETLNLTDVTLVGESIGGALALTVAASIPKRIERVVAINTYDYETRYGDGIRRGNGFANFIIGSLQIPGLGALNASLENKMVLAKIMSGGFHDPHRLPADLLAEFDKVAHRPGYKRAARKVLAGWRSWSQARDRYRAVSAPVTLSYGDSDWSRPDERERTRSLLSNVRMVTLANTGHFSAVESPSELARVILEESALAGPSKANLSPAS, encoded by the coding sequence TTGCAGATAACGGATGAACTCAGCCTGCGTTACGAGAAGACCGGCGACGGGCCGCCGCTGGTCCTTCTGCATACGATCCGCACCCAGCTCGAATATTTTCGCCAGTTGGTCCCGTTCCTCGCCAGGTCCCACACGGTCTACGCGATCGATCTGCCCGGACACGGCCATTCGCCGATTGATCCTCGCGCTCGGTTTGACGAGCCCTACTTCAGGCAAGGCGTCATCGGATTCATCGAGACACTCAACCTCACCGACGTCACCCTTGTGGGCGAATCGATAGGCGGCGCCTTGGCGCTTACGGTTGCGGCGTCAATTCCAAAGCGGATCGAGCGCGTCGTCGCGATCAATACCTACGACTACGAAACCCGCTATGGCGACGGCATCCGGCGCGGCAACGGGTTCGCGAACTTCATCATCGGAAGCTTGCAGATCCCTGGTCTTGGCGCGCTCAATGCATCGCTCGAAAACAAGATGGTCCTGGCCAAGATCATGAGCGGGGGCTTCCACGACCCGCATAGACTTCCCGCCGACCTTCTCGCCGAGTTCGACAAGGTGGCCCACCGTCCCGGATACAAGCGCGCAGCCCGTAAGGTGCTGGCAGGCTGGCGATCCTGGAGCCAAGCGCGGGACCGTTATCGCGCGGTCTCGGCGCCAGTGACGCTCAGCTATGGCGACAGCGATTGGTCGCGACCTGACGAGCGCGAGCGGACCCGATCGTTGCTCTCGAACGTCCGCATGGTCACGCTCGCAAACACGGGACACTTTTCTGCTGTTGAAAGCCCGTCGGAACTGGCGCGTGTGATACTGGAGGAATCCGCCCTTGCGGGCCCGTCAAAGGCCAACCTGAGCCCGGCCTCATGA
- a CDS encoding histone deacetylase family protein → MKVFYSAEHANHSPESFYIWGQIIAFTPDPPARAENILEALKRDSHLVLEAPPYGLRPIAEVHTPEYLEYLQTAWAAWRKAAEPALATGLLTHSGDAYPLIFPVRGVDARYPSSALGRAGYHASDLWMPIGEQSWEAIAASANLAVAAAEAVLMGERSAYALCRPSGHHADKDRGGGNCYLNNAAIAAQHLRSGIGRVAVIDIDSHHGNGTQRIFYDRDDVLFISIHCDPDDCYPYFVGYDQERGEGRGHGYNLNLPLPHHAGDATFLAALETACARIAAYAPDALVVSLGVDGHEADPTDELKVTFDGFSSAGARLGRLGVPTVLVQEGGYNLDTIGSCVTTVLAGFERA, encoded by the coding sequence ATGAAAGTCTTCTACAGCGCCGAGCACGCCAACCACAGTCCCGAGAGCTTCTACATCTGGGGGCAGATCATCGCCTTCACCCCTGATCCGCCGGCCCGCGCCGAGAACATCCTGGAGGCGCTGAAGCGCGACAGTCACCTCGTGCTGGAGGCGCCTCCATATGGGTTGCGGCCGATCGCAGAAGTCCACACGCCCGAGTACCTGGAATATCTGCAGACCGCTTGGGCGGCCTGGCGGAAGGCGGCTGAGCCCGCCCTCGCTACTGGGCTGCTGACCCATTCGGGAGACGCCTATCCGCTGATCTTTCCCGTTCGCGGCGTCGACGCCCGCTACCCGAGTTCGGCCCTTGGCCGGGCGGGGTATCACGCCAGCGATCTCTGGATGCCGATCGGCGAGCAAAGCTGGGAGGCCATTGCGGCCTCGGCCAATCTCGCCGTGGCGGCCGCGGAGGCCGTGCTCATGGGCGAGCGCTCCGCCTACGCCCTTTGCCGCCCGTCCGGCCACCACGCGGACAAGGATCGCGGCGGGGGCAACTGCTACCTGAACAACGCCGCCATCGCGGCGCAACATCTGCGAAGCGGCATCGGACGGGTCGCGGTCATCGACATCGATTCGCACCATGGCAACGGCACCCAGCGCATCTTTTACGATCGCGACGATGTTCTCTTCATCTCGATCCATTGCGATCCTGATGACTGCTATCCCTACTTCGTTGGTTACGACCAGGAGCGTGGCGAGGGACGCGGCCACGGCTACAACCTGAACCTTCCGCTGCCGCATCACGCTGGCGACGCTACTTTCCTGGCCGCCCTCGAAACCGCCTGCGCTCGTATCGCAGCCTATGCGCCCGACGCCCTGGTGGTGTCGCTTGGCGTCGACGGGCATGAGGCCGACCCGACCGACGAGTTGAAGGTGACCTTTGACGGGTTTAGTTCCGCTGGCGCCAGGCTCGGACGCCTCGGCGTTCCGACCGTGCTCGTTCAGGAGGGAGGCTACAACCTCGATACGATCGGAAGCTGTGTGACGACCGTGCTGGCTGGCTTCGAACGCGCCTAG
- a CDS encoding flavin-containing monooxygenase gives MTDLTLGTWLAEFEKALTSGEAARSAELFEPDGFWRDFVAFTWNLLTLEGRSAIRGMLEATTEARRSRNWRVVDTAASSGQEGFVSFDTALGRGTGYVRLKQGRCWTLFTTLQDLTGFEQHVGRHRRKGPTLDPRHPQWNWLDTRKAEQARIGVEDQPFVLIVGGGQAGLTLAARLRQLDVPALVVERNVRPGDQWRSRYHSLSLHDPVWYDHMPYLPFPETWPVFTPKDQIADWLDAYAQILELNVWGSTECLRAAYDASEQIWRVEVRRAGDQVTLRPRHLVIATGNAGRPNMPRFEGAETFAGPIMHSSQYSGGRGYEGRKVAVIGSNNSAHDICADLVEHGADATMIQRSSTHVVRSQTVLDLLLSGLYSETALASGITTERADLLSASMPLRLAPEIHRPLNLMIAQRDAEFYARLEAAGFMHDFGEDGTGMALKYLRRASGYYIDVGASDLVASGRIKLRSRVGVERFVPEGVLLSDGSTVSADLIICATGFGSMDQVVGDLVSEEVAAKVGKVWGYGSDTAHDPGPWEGELRNMWKPTAQEGLWFHGGNLAQSRFYSLFLALQLKARLEKLPIRVFGRAQPTATDSADSGDGLERSPADFGTYPQSTN, from the coding sequence ATGACGGATCTAACGCTGGGGACTTGGCTGGCGGAGTTCGAGAAGGCGCTGACATCGGGTGAGGCGGCGCGATCGGCAGAGCTGTTCGAGCCAGACGGCTTCTGGAGAGACTTTGTCGCGTTCACCTGGAACTTGCTGACACTGGAAGGACGCAGCGCCATCCGCGGCATGCTGGAGGCGACGACCGAGGCTCGGCGGTCGCGAAACTGGCGGGTCGTGGATACAGCAGCCAGCTCAGGGCAGGAAGGCTTCGTCAGCTTCGACACTGCGTTGGGCCGTGGGACCGGCTATGTCCGCCTAAAGCAGGGCCGGTGCTGGACCCTCTTCACCACGCTCCAGGACCTCACCGGCTTCGAGCAGCATGTGGGGCGACACCGCCGCAAGGGGCCCACCCTCGATCCCCGGCATCCGCAGTGGAACTGGCTGGACACCCGCAAGGCCGAACAGGCCCGGATCGGCGTGGAAGACCAGCCATTCGTGTTGATTGTCGGAGGCGGACAAGCCGGACTGACCCTCGCCGCCCGCCTGCGCCAGCTCGACGTCCCAGCCCTGGTGGTCGAGCGCAACGTGCGGCCGGGCGACCAGTGGCGCTCGCGCTATCACTCGCTCAGCCTGCATGACCCGGTCTGGTATGACCACATGCCCTACTTGCCGTTCCCGGAGACCTGGCCAGTCTTCACGCCAAAGGACCAGATCGCCGACTGGCTCGACGCCTATGCCCAGATCCTGGAGCTGAACGTCTGGGGATCCACCGAATGCCTTCGGGCCGCCTACGACGCCAGCGAACAAATCTGGCGGGTCGAGGTTCGACGCGCCGGCGACCAAGTCACGCTTCGGCCGCGGCATCTCGTGATCGCCACGGGCAATGCCGGCCGGCCCAACATGCCCAGGTTCGAGGGCGCCGAAACATTTGCCGGGCCGATCATGCATTCCAGCCAATATTCGGGCGGCCGTGGCTACGAGGGGCGCAAGGTTGCGGTGATCGGGTCGAACAACTCGGCCCACGACATCTGCGCCGACCTGGTCGAGCACGGCGCGGACGCGACCATGATCCAGCGATCCTCGACGCACGTCGTCCGCTCCCAGACCGTGCTGGATCTGCTCCTGTCTGGGCTCTACTCGGAAACTGCGCTGGCGTCAGGCATCACGACCGAGCGGGCGGATCTCCTCAGCGCGTCCATGCCCCTGCGCCTCGCGCCTGAGATCCACCGGCCATTGAACCTGATGATCGCTCAGCGCGACGCCGAGTTCTACGCCCGGCTCGAGGCGGCAGGGTTCATGCACGACTTTGGCGAGGATGGAACGGGCATGGCCCTGAAATACCTGCGCCGCGCGTCAGGCTATTACATCGATGTCGGCGCCTCGGATTTGGTCGCGAGCGGGCGGATCAAGCTGCGCTCGCGGGTCGGTGTCGAACGCTTCGTCCCTGAGGGCGTGTTGCTGTCCGATGGCTCCACGGTTTCGGCCGACTTGATCATCTGCGCGACCGGCTTCGGGTCAATGGACCAGGTGGTCGGCGATCTCGTCTCCGAAGAGGTTGCGGCGAAAGTGGGCAAGGTCTGGGGTTACGGCTCGGACACCGCCCACGATCCCGGGCCTTGGGAAGGCGAGCTGCGCAATATGTGGAAGCCCACGGCGCAGGAGGGGCTGTGGTTCCACGGCGGCAACCTGGCGCAATCGCGTTTCTATTCGCTGTTTCTTGCGCTGCAGCTCAAGGCGCGGTTGGAAAAACTTCCCATCCGCGTCTTTGGTCGGGCCCAGCCGACGGCGACGGACAGCGCCGACAGCGGAGATGGTTTGGAGCGCTCGCCGGCTGACTTTGGGACATATCCTCAATCGACAAACTGA